One stretch of Cicer arietinum cultivar CDC Frontier isolate Library 1 unplaced genomic scaffold, Cicar.CDCFrontier_v2.0 Ca_scaffold_3327_v2.0, whole genome shotgun sequence DNA includes these proteins:
- the LOC101512724 gene encoding uncharacterized protein has translation MSSYAKFLKEILSNKRKLDDNEAISLTEECSAIIQNKLPPKHKDPGSFSIPCVIGDMSFERALCDLGVSVSLMPLSVCKKLDVGELKPTNISLQLANRSIKYQ, from the coding sequence ATGTCGTCATATGctaaatttttgaaagaaattttgtcaaacaaaagaaaacttGACGACAATGAGGCAATTTCTTTAACTGAGGAATGTAGTGccataattcaaaataaattgccTCCCAAACATAAAGACCCTGGAAGCTTTTCTATTCCTTGTGTTATTGGTGATATGAGTTTTGAACGTGctttgtgtgatcttggggtTAGTGTAAGCCTCATGCCTTTGTCAGTTTGTAAGAAGCTTGATGTGGGTGAGTTAAAGCCCACCAACATTTCCTTACAGCTAGCTAATCGATCTATCAAGTATCAG